A single uncultured Methanolobus sp. DNA region contains:
- a CDS encoding YkgJ family cysteine cluster protein — MTEIDFSPLKGLRFNCLDGCGFCCSFPAEVREWEPNFPVILERNCEAFKKWENEYSYLNGIYTMKQRQDRGSCVLLRDDKRCSIDNIRALLCRTFPVKFFFGWRVQLYASMSCRGFSDKATTDMIDFANEAVAELPEGLMDQMLEKSKALYASLPEKIHDYMTPDQLRALLLEHVDKMLFYPWSVSDEARVEFEAELSSNEFLDLPTYLTEELEWQVFRMEDGFVRRVVLKDTGETKNVDSIVYSNFSVKPLSSEAIRDILVYLRRLASTDHFAGVVYRKALEQGDDLISLSGLAVSELERVKDMFLLKASLLAEFEKWEHVNEKTIEDTIVMYDSCLATVPAIGLIL, encoded by the coding sequence ATGACCGAGATAGACTTTTCACCATTAAAGGGACTTAGATTCAATTGTCTGGATGGATGTGGATTTTGCTGTTCATTCCCGGCGGAGGTGAGAGAATGGGAACCTAATTTCCCGGTAATACTGGAAAGGAATTGTGAAGCCTTCAAAAAATGGGAAAATGAGTATTCGTATCTGAACGGGATCTACACAATGAAGCAGCGACAGGATCGCGGGTCCTGTGTACTGCTCAGGGACGACAAACGATGTAGTATCGACAATATAAGAGCACTCCTGTGTAGAACATTCCCTGTGAAGTTCTTTTTCGGCTGGAGGGTGCAGTTATATGCCAGTATGTCATGCAGGGGATTTTCAGATAAGGCCACTACTGATATGATCGATTTTGCAAACGAGGCGGTTGCTGAACTTCCGGAAGGTCTCATGGATCAGATGCTGGAAAAGTCAAAGGCACTATATGCTTCACTGCCTGAAAAGATTCATGATTACATGACTCCTGATCAGCTTCGCGCTCTCCTGCTTGAACATGTCGATAAGATGCTCTTCTATCCGTGGTCTGTCAGTGACGAGGCGAGGGTGGAATTTGAAGCAGAACTATCTTCAAATGAGTTCCTGGACCTGCCAACATACCTGACCGAAGAACTCGAATGGCAGGTTTTCAGGATGGAGGACGGTTTTGTGCGCAGAGTGGTACTTAAAGACACAGGAGAGACAAAGAATGTCGATAGTATAGTCTATTCGAACTTCTCTGTAAAACCGCTCTCATCTGAAGCTATCAGGGATATTTTAGTTTATCTTCGCAGACTTGCTTCTACCGATCACTTTGCCGGTGTTGTCTATCGCAAAGCTCTGGAGCAGGGAGACGATCTGATATCACTGTCAGGTCTTGCAGTTTCCGAATTAGAAAGGGTCAAGGACATGTTCCTGCTAAAGGCAAGTCTTCTTGCAGAATTCGAAAAGTGGGAGCATGTAAATGAAAAAACCATAGAGGATACTATAGTGATGTATGATAGCTGTCTGGCAACGGTACCGGCTATAGGATTGATATTATAA
- a CDS encoding PLP-dependent aminotransferase family protein, with the protein MVTMFADRMENSKKSFIREILKVTQQPEVISFAGGLPNPALFPAEELAAAAAKVMTEDAANVLQYSTTEGYLPLREFISQRYLEKSGLKIDPSEILITNGSQQSLDLIGKVFLNKGDRVVIESPGYLGAIQSFSIFEPEFREVPLLDDGIDIEMLDKTLEESDAKLFYTVPTFQNPSGVTYSQEKREVTARVLDKHGVVCVEDNAYGELRFAGEDVPTIRNYLENTILMGSFSKIIAPGLRLGWICAKKDIMERLLVVKQAADLHSNYLSQRIISQYLMDNDIDGHISKIKSAYGSRRDHMVDMMSRYFPEGISYTKPQGGMFVWVTLPEGVSSMELFDMAIKENVAFVPGNPFYTVEGAGSNTLRLNYSNSDPDDIEAGIRKLAACMEKLSC; encoded by the coding sequence ATGGTTACTATGTTCGCTGACAGGATGGAGAACAGCAAAAAGTCCTTCATCAGGGAGATCTTGAAAGTCACGCAGCAGCCGGAGGTAATATCATTTGCCGGCGGACTGCCAAATCCTGCACTTTTCCCGGCAGAGGAACTTGCAGCAGCGGCTGCAAAGGTCATGACAGAGGATGCTGCAAATGTCCTGCAATATAGTACCACAGAAGGTTACCTGCCTTTACGTGAGTTCATTTCACAGAGGTACCTTGAAAAGAGCGGACTTAAGATAGATCCTTCTGAGATCCTCATCACAAACGGCTCACAGCAGAGCTTGGACCTTATCGGCAAGGTCTTCCTGAACAAAGGGGACAGAGTCGTTATTGAAAGCCCGGGTTATCTTGGTGCCATCCAGTCTTTCTCAATATTCGAGCCGGAGTTTCGTGAAGTTCCTCTTCTTGATGATGGTATCGACATTGAGATGCTTGACAAAACCCTGGAGGAAAGCGATGCAAAGCTCTTCTACACGGTTCCCACATTCCAGAATCCTTCCGGTGTTACGTATTCTCAAGAGAAAAGGGAAGTAACAGCCAGAGTTCTCGATAAACATGGAGTTGTCTGTGTTGAGGACAATGCCTACGGTGAACTGAGATTTGCAGGAGAGGACGTACCTACTATCAGGAATTATCTGGAAAACACAATTCTGATGGGTTCCTTCTCAAAGATAATTGCTCCAGGGTTGCGGCTTGGATGGATATGTGCAAAGAAAGACATCATGGAGAGGCTTCTTGTTGTAAAGCAGGCTGCAGATCTGCATTCCAATTACCTTTCTCAGAGAATAATCTCCCAGTATCTTATGGACAATGATATTGACGGCCACATATCAAAGATCAAGAGTGCGTATGGGTCAAGGCGTGACCACATGGTTGACATGATGTCCCGATATTTCCCTGAAGGCATCAGTTATACTAAACCGCAGGGCGGTATGTTCGTCTGGGTCACATTGCCTGAAGGTGTATCTTCAATGGAACTATTTGACATGGCGATAAAAGAGAATGTTGCCTTTGTCCCGGGAAATCCGTTCTACACTGTTGAGGGAGCAGGTTCTAACACTCTGAGGCTGAACTATTCCAATTCTGATCCTGACGATATCGAAGCTGGAATCAGGAAGCTTGCAGCTTGTATGGAAAAACTCAGCTGTTAA
- a CDS encoding 4Fe-4S binding protein, with protein MPAVIDKNTCTGCEQCVNSCPVEAISMSDDVAVVDPNECVDCGDCVDICPVEAITLK; from the coding sequence ATGCCAGCTGTTATTGATAAGAATACATGTACAGGATGCGAGCAGTGTGTTAATTCCTGCCCGGTAGAAGCTATTTCAATGAGCGATGACGTTGCAGTCGTCGACCCTAACGAGTGTGTCGATTGTGGTGACTGCGTTGATATCTGTCCTGTGGAAGCTATCACTTTAAAGTGA
- a CDS encoding HAMP domain-containing sensor histidine kinase translates to MDHQKKYAEIFNQISLLYELSLSVGNSLDITENCDSFLKKLMSRKKVNFASVWIRDEYLDFKKMDTSSMVYANPEYYVNLRKIPVSHPIFTEITSKTPFIVSANEDKFRDIVIEDSFSSGMCILFPLKDYGVLKLYWVNELKEPEYVANQLIKVVSKFAFSLEACLLHSRAIWEMEEKNKEFEARLNAESLNRAKSEFLANMSHELRTPLNSIIGFSELLTEGNFGELNEKQSRYANNISNSGKHLLTIINDILDLSKIEAGEMVLNYGDVSDRKLIDEIITILKPLASKNELFLERKDIEDIIIQADQSKLKQIMINLVGNSVKFTPAGGYVYLSTYMKNNRLHIQVEDTGIGISKENQKILFEPFKQLDSSLNRQYDGTGLGLSLVRKLVEMHNGEVTVKSEEGKGSIFTIILPLDQ, encoded by the coding sequence ATGGACCACCAGAAAAAGTATGCAGAAATATTTAACCAGATATCACTGTTATACGAACTTTCACTTTCAGTAGGCAACTCACTGGATATCACGGAAAATTGTGATAGTTTCCTGAAGAAACTTATGTCCAGGAAAAAAGTAAACTTTGCCTCAGTCTGGATCAGGGATGAATACCTTGATTTCAAAAAAATGGATACATCAAGTATGGTCTATGCAAACCCCGAATATTATGTTAATTTAAGAAAAATACCAGTATCTCACCCCATATTCACAGAAATTACATCCAAAACACCTTTCATTGTAAGTGCAAACGAAGATAAGTTCAGAGACATCGTCATTGAAGACAGTTTTAGTTCCGGAATGTGTATACTGTTTCCACTTAAAGATTATGGGGTTTTGAAACTTTACTGGGTGAACGAACTGAAAGAACCTGAATATGTAGCGAACCAGCTTATCAAGGTTGTTTCAAAATTCGCATTCTCACTTGAAGCCTGCCTTTTACATAGTAGAGCTATCTGGGAAATGGAAGAAAAGAACAAAGAATTTGAGGCAAGACTTAATGCAGAATCCTTAAACCGCGCCAAAAGTGAGTTCCTTGCTAATATGAGCCACGAACTGCGCACTCCATTGAACTCTATAATCGGATTTTCGGAACTGCTCACTGAAGGTAATTTCGGAGAGCTGAATGAAAAACAGAGCCGATATGCAAACAATATTTCCAACAGCGGAAAACATTTACTGACGATCATCAATGACATTCTTGATCTTTCAAAGATCGAAGCAGGTGAGATGGTATTGAACTATGGAGATGTTTCTGACAGGAAGCTCATAGATGAGATAATAACTATCCTTAAACCTCTTGCATCAAAGAATGAACTCTTTTTAGAAAGAAAGGATATTGAGGACATCATCATACAGGCCGACCAAAGCAAACTGAAACAGATAATGATAAATCTTGTAGGCAATTCTGTTAAATTCACACCTGCCGGCGGATATGTGTATCTGTCCACATACATGAAAAATAACAGATTACACATTCAGGTTGAGGATACAGGCATTGGTATTTCTAAAGAGAATCAGAAAATACTCTTTGAACCATTCAAACAACTTGACTCAAGTCTCAACCGCCAGTATGATGGAACCGGACTTGGACTATCACTTGTAAGAAAGCTGGTGGAAATGCATAACGGAGAAGTAACTGTAAAAAGTGAAGAGGGAAAAGGCAGTATTTTCACCATTATACTGCCTCTTGACCAATAG
- a CDS encoding FIST C-terminal domain-containing protein yields MYIPSPEIDSIVDAIKNLDVKSKEVVLLMLAEKDLPDINTLIAELNKMKIDFFGAIFPGIIHNTDSYNTGIIIHVLPAFHKPILIEGLKDPRKKLEQKTAPFRSLCKKGTTAFIIVDGMSNVSPLLTSVYNLFADSIEYLGCGAGFIDMEQKPCIISPKGFFKDAAIIAFLDSACNIGVRHGWKRDIGPLVVTKSEDNIIKELNWRNALEVFREALLANYQVDIDMDNGYNVLSHYPFGIYVEDQEDLIREIFKVNDSGELICAGNIPENAVLSILKGEKEDLFHAAEMAVEDCLDENEISAEHCLVMDCIGRSSYLQDDFKEELLTIKKGLESKNVHVVPEGVLSAGEIGSMKGDVLEYFNKTIVIGVLHGPPEKVCRNI; encoded by the coding sequence ATGTACATCCCATCACCTGAAATAGACAGCATTGTCGATGCTATTAAAAACCTTGATGTCAAAAGCAAAGAGGTTGTCCTTTTAATGCTGGCAGAGAAGGATCTGCCTGACATCAATACCCTCATAGCTGAACTGAACAAAATGAAAATCGATTTCTTTGGTGCCATCTTTCCCGGAATAATCCATAATACTGATTCATATAATACAGGGATTATCATTCATGTGCTTCCGGCATTTCATAAACCGATACTCATTGAAGGGCTAAAAGATCCGCGAAAGAAACTGGAACAAAAAACAGCACCATTTAGATCCCTTTGTAAAAAAGGGACAACTGCTTTTATCATAGTAGATGGGATGTCGAATGTATCCCCACTTCTCACTTCAGTTTACAACCTATTTGCAGATTCGATCGAATATTTGGGCTGTGGTGCCGGTTTTATAGATATGGAACAAAAACCATGCATAATTTCCCCAAAAGGATTCTTTAAAGATGCTGCAATAATTGCATTCCTTGATTCAGCATGCAATATTGGAGTACGCCACGGATGGAAAAGAGACATAGGACCCCTTGTTGTAACTAAAAGTGAAGACAACATCATTAAAGAACTAAACTGGAGAAATGCTTTAGAAGTATTCAGAGAAGCACTTCTGGCAAATTATCAGGTTGATATTGACATGGATAACGGCTACAATGTACTAAGCCACTATCCTTTTGGGATTTACGTTGAAGATCAGGAAGATCTGATAAGAGAAATATTCAAAGTCAATGACAGCGGGGAACTTATTTGTGCAGGCAATATTCCGGAAAATGCAGTTCTCAGTATATTAAAAGGAGAAAAGGAAGACCTCTTCCACGCTGCTGAAATGGCCGTTGAGGACTGCCTGGATGAAAATGAGATTTCTGCTGAACATTGTCTTGTTATGGACTGCATTGGAAGGTCATCATACCTTCAGGATGATTTTAAAGAGGAGTTATTAACCATTAAAAAAGGACTTGAAAGTAAAAATGTACATGTGGTACCGGAAGGGGTTCTCTCCGCAGGGGAAATTGGTTCCATGAAAGGAGACGTGCTGGAGTATTTTAACAAAACAATTGTTATAGGAGTTCTTCATGGACCACCAGAAAAAGTATGCAGAAATATTTAA
- a CDS encoding DUF1616 domain-containing protein has protein sequence MPDKKHTPTDIKLVIALVLLTDIFVLTPFLSDSPIRTVLGLPMVLFLPGYALIAALFPGKDDLDGIERVALSFGLSIAVVPLIGLGLNYTPWGIRLVPILVFLTNFTILMSIVAVYRREALGSEAFSVPFREMYRSVVAEISEKPESRLDRILTIILVISILASVMTLVYVVVTPKQGEKFTEFYILGPQRMADNYKTQLELGESVDVIIGIVNHEYSVVNYSIVIQLNNETIDTPSSLNHIALAHNVTWEKPVSFVPGVTGEDMKLQYLLYRDDNMTEPYRDLHLWINVTEAVQ, from the coding sequence ATGCCCGATAAAAAACATACTCCAACGGACATCAAACTGGTCATAGCACTTGTTCTGCTTACAGATATATTCGTGCTTACCCCATTCCTGAGCGATAGTCCTATACGTACTGTGCTTGGCCTGCCAATGGTTCTGTTCCTGCCAGGTTATGCTTTGATTGCCGCGCTCTTTCCGGGGAAGGATGATCTCGATGGCATAGAACGTGTTGCTCTTAGCTTCGGGCTTAGTATAGCTGTTGTTCCTCTGATCGGGCTTGGGCTGAATTACACACCATGGGGCATAAGGCTTGTACCGATCCTTGTATTCCTTACTAACTTTACGATACTGATGTCCATTGTGGCAGTCTACAGGCGTGAAGCACTCGGCTCAGAAGCATTCTCTGTTCCTTTCAGGGAAATGTACAGGTCTGTAGTTGCTGAGATAAGTGAGAAGCCGGAGTCGAGGCTTGATCGCATTCTTACAATAATTCTGGTAATTTCAATACTTGCATCTGTGATGACCCTTGTTTATGTCGTTGTTACGCCTAAGCAGGGTGAGAAGTTCACAGAATTCTATATACTGGGTCCGCAGAGGATGGCGGATAATTACAAGACCCAGCTTGAGCTTGGTGAGAGCGTGGATGTGATCATAGGAATAGTAAATCATGAATATTCCGTGGTTAATTATTCCATTGTGATACAGCTGAATAATGAGACGATTGATACGCCTTCTAGTTTGAACCATATTGCACTTGCTCACAATGTCACATGGGAAAAACCTGTTTCGTTTGTTCCGGGTGTCACCGGCGAGGATATGAAGTTACAGTATCTGCTCTATAGGGATGATAATATGACAGAACCTTACAGGGATCTGCATCTCTGGATCAATGTTACGGAGGCTGTCCAGTGA
- a CDS encoding CPBP family intramembrane glutamic endopeptidase produces MKHKKLKGSWNLRDTFKKAGTVNTDSVVPGLTDTYIISVAMLLIILAELLLYSGNYRAGITLHVITLIALSVSSIWIDGTHVARSLQVLALLPVLRLLNISMPVFSEMTLYLYVYIYAPMLVPVFLVVRHQHITKEALGFHFSKMKQYIPLSLVVGIVIAQGENFTIHAGNLIPDLSVISLLKLSFIMIFFVGFMEELVFRSLIQTRLSESFGSLKGLLLTSLLFGAMHSGYGTIYEIFYTFLAGLVIGYMFQRTNSFPLIMLTHGFVNIFLFGIIPLLF; encoded by the coding sequence GTGAAACATAAGAAACTGAAAGGTTCCTGGAACTTACGTGACACTTTCAAAAAAGCGGGAACTGTGAATACAGATTCAGTTGTTCCGGGTTTAACAGACACCTACATAATATCTGTTGCAATGCTGCTTATCATACTTGCGGAGTTACTTCTCTATTCCGGGAATTACAGGGCAGGAATCACATTACATGTAATTACTCTGATCGCTTTGTCCGTTTCATCAATATGGATAGACGGGACACATGTGGCAAGAAGTCTTCAGGTGTTGGCTTTGCTCCCTGTCCTCAGGCTGCTTAATATATCAATGCCTGTTTTTTCAGAGATGACGCTCTATCTTTATGTTTATATCTATGCACCGATGCTTGTACCTGTATTTTTGGTTGTACGTCATCAGCACATCACAAAAGAAGCTCTTGGTTTCCATTTTTCAAAAATGAAACAATATATCCCTTTGTCTCTGGTGGTAGGGATAGTTATTGCCCAGGGTGAAAACTTTACAATTCACGCAGGGAATCTCATACCTGATCTCTCGGTGATAAGCCTTCTTAAATTGTCTTTTATTATGATCTTTTTTGTAGGCTTTATGGAAGAACTTGTATTCAGGTCTTTGATCCAGACTCGTCTTAGTGAGTCCTTCGGTTCTCTTAAAGGCTTGTTGCTGACAAGTCTTCTTTTCGGTGCAATGCACTCTGGATATGGTACTATTTATGAGATATTTTATACATTTTTAGCAGGTCTTGTGATCGGTTATATGTTCCAGAGAACCAATAGTTTCCCTTTGATCATGCTTACTCACGGATTTGTAAACATATTCTTGTTCGGGATAATTCCTTTATTATTTTAG
- a CDS encoding adenylosuccinate synthase: MFTIITGAQFGDEGKGKIVDLISGNYDLVVRFQGGNNAGHTVKVGDDVYKLHLIPSGFLLDSRVLIGPGTVVNPEVLAEELDMLAEGGINLDATRVGVDAKASIIMPYHVELDGLRESQRTEKIGTTKRGIGFAYIDKVARDEIRMGDLVNKEKFLKRLEDLAASKEAAIKELGGDPSIVMDPELIDKYVKLGERFASYVTDVSYEVNKALDDGKNVLAEGAQGTHLDVIHGTQKFVTSSCTIAGSACANIGVGPTRVDEVLAIVKAYITRVGEGPLPTELLDDIGKQIQEVGGEYGTTTGRSRRCGWFDLPLLKKAIYLNGYTSIALTKLDVLSNLNTVRVCVAYELDGRTIDYPPEDTSDLARCKPVYEDLPGWDSDLTGVKEFSDLPQTAQDYVLYLEDKMGVKIDIVSVGPAREQTFRK, translated from the coding sequence ATGTTTACAATTATTACTGGCGCACAATTTGGCGATGAAGGTAAAGGTAAGATAGTTGACCTGATATCCGGTAACTATGATCTGGTTGTCCGTTTCCAGGGTGGGAACAATGCAGGACACACTGTAAAAGTAGGTGATGACGTATACAAACTTCACCTTATTCCATCCGGTTTTCTTTTAGATTCAAGGGTACTGATAGGCCCTGGCACTGTTGTGAACCCTGAAGTGCTTGCAGAAGAGCTTGATATGCTTGCAGAAGGCGGCATTAATTTAGATGCAACAAGGGTAGGTGTTGATGCCAAAGCCAGTATTATAATGCCATATCACGTTGAACTTGATGGTCTGAGGGAATCCCAGAGAACCGAAAAGATAGGTACTACTAAGCGTGGTATTGGTTTTGCATATATCGATAAGGTTGCCAGGGATGAGATTCGCATGGGTGACCTTGTGAATAAGGAAAAGTTCCTTAAAAGACTCGAAGACCTTGCAGCATCAAAGGAAGCAGCCATAAAAGAGCTTGGTGGCGATCCTTCTATTGTTATGGACCCGGAACTCATTGACAAGTATGTAAAACTTGGTGAGCGTTTTGCTTCCTATGTAACTGATGTTTCTTATGAAGTTAACAAGGCACTTGACGACGGTAAGAATGTCCTTGCTGAAGGTGCACAGGGAACCCACCTTGATGTAATTCACGGAACCCAGAAATTCGTAACTTCTTCCTGTACCATCGCAGGTTCCGCATGTGCCAATATCGGTGTCGGTCCTACAAGGGTCGATGAAGTACTGGCTATTGTTAAAGCATATATTACAAGGGTTGGTGAAGGACCATTGCCAACAGAGCTTCTGGATGATATCGGTAAGCAGATCCAGGAAGTTGGTGGCGAGTATGGTACTACAACTGGCAGGTCTAGAAGATGTGGCTGGTTCGATCTTCCATTGCTTAAGAAGGCTATCTATCTTAATGGTTACACATCCATTGCACTTACTAAACTTGATGTTCTGTCCAATCTTAACACTGTAAGAGTTTGTGTCGCATATGAACTGGATGGAAGGACAATTGACTATCCACCTGAGGATACTTCCGATCTTGCAAGGTGTAAACCGGTATACGAAGACCTTCCGGGATGGGACAGCGACCTTACTGGTGTGAAGGAGTTCAGTGACCTTCCACAAACAGCACAGGATTATGTGCTTTATCTTGAGGACAAGATGGGCGTAAAGATCGATATTGTTTCCGTTGGTCCTGCCAGGGAGCAAACATTCAGAAAGTAG
- a CDS encoding 30S ribosomal protein S19e, giving the protein MTTVYDVPAAEFIAKVAEKLKENDKVNPPEWASYVKTGVHKELPPVDTEWWYTRCAAVLRTVYTQGPIGVERMRSVYGGKKDRGVAPGKKAKGSGAIARTALQQLEEAGFVRALKSGRVVSPQGQSMLDNVAYEVKQDLLETIPGLAKY; this is encoded by the coding sequence ATGACAACCGTATATGACGTTCCTGCAGCCGAGTTTATAGCAAAGGTAGCAGAAAAGTTGAAAGAGAATGATAAAGTAAATCCACCTGAGTGGGCATCATACGTAAAGACCGGTGTGCACAAGGAGCTTCCACCAGTCGACACAGAATGGTGGTACACAAGATGTGCAGCAGTACTTAGGACTGTATACACCCAGGGCCCGATCGGTGTTGAGAGAATGAGATCTGTCTATGGAGGAAAGAAGGACAGAGGCGTTGCCCCTGGCAAGAAGGCAAAGGGCAGCGGCGCAATCGCAAGAACTGCACTTCAGCAGCTTGAGGAAGCAGGTTTTGTGCGTGCTCTCAAGAGCGGCCGTGTGGTATCTCCACAGGGACAGTCCATGCTTGACAATGTTGCATACGAGGTAAAACAGGACCTTCTGGAAACAATTCCAGGTCTTGCTAAATACTGA